AAAACTCTGGAGGCTTTGACCTCAGCTGCAGGATTTATCGCAGTCAACTCTTCAAAAGAAGTGGTGATGCGTTTTTTCCCGGCTCTTCATTTTTATCTTGATGACTCTGTAGAAAAGCATATGCGCATTGAAGAGATCCTAAAAGAAATTCATGAAGAAGAAGAAGGCCGCCCCAAAGGAAATGACGAAGATGATAGAGAAGAGTCCTGAAGGCATCCTTTTAATTAACAAGCCAAAAGG
This genomic window from Criblamydia sequanensis CRIB-18 contains:
- the rbfA gene encoding 30S ribosome-binding factor RbfA translates to MAINRTDRLNSLLKEVISDVIKRQVKNPLVAELITVTRVDITKDLKHAKVYVSVIGDEHVQKKTLEALTSAAGFIAVNSSKEVVMRFFPALHFYLDDSVEKHMRIEEILKEIHEEEEGRPKGNDEDDREES